In a genomic window of Octadecabacter temperatus:
- a CDS encoding DUF1330 domain-containing protein, with translation MIYAYAKLTVTNPQALAKYRDVAGPALAKHGGKAESAAMEFTVLDGSPDAPDVAALISFPDKAAAMAWANDPELEDVHVLRRSAGGSDILLLG, from the coding sequence ATGATTTACGCTTACGCGAAATTGACCGTAACCAACCCACAGGCTTTGGCAAAGTACCGCGATGTCGCAGGCCCCGCGCTCGCGAAACATGGCGGCAAGGCAGAAAGTGCAGCCATGGAATTTACCGTGTTAGACGGGTCCCCTGACGCGCCTGATGTCGCAGCGCTTATAAGTTTCCCTGATAAGGCTGCTGCGATGGCTTGGGCAAATGACCCTGAGCTAGAAGATGTACACGTCTTGCGTCGTAGCGCTGGCGGTTCCGACATTCTCCTCCTAGGTTAA
- a CDS encoding DUF2130 domain-containing protein has translation MSELKIQCPKCSNEIELTEQLAGPMLADLRSSFNDELAKREAQSAKAIQVATAQAKEAGRASAAEDQIALQERVKEQDVKLREAQAVQAAAMKREQELKDKEAELELTVQKMIAAERDALAEKLSKDAEEKAALKVAEQAQMIDGMKKQIEALKQKSEQGSMQTQGEAAEIVLEETLERAFPMDGFTPVAKGVSGADVRQDVMMNGTVTGRILWESKRTKNWTAGWLAKLRDDQRASGCEVAVITSVALPEGVDSFGIVDGIWVCAPRYAVPLAMSLRQGLIDVAGAKGRAMGQESKMEMIYDYLTGTQFKQRVDAIVERFEDMQENLRKERFFMEKQWAARSKQIDAVIASTIGMHGDLQGIAGRSMPEIASLDALALGYDDD, from the coding sequence ATGTCCGAGCTAAAGATTCAATGCCCCAAATGTTCCAACGAAATTGAGCTGACCGAGCAACTTGCTGGCCCCATGCTTGCGGATCTACGGTCATCGTTCAATGACGAACTGGCTAAGCGGGAGGCACAGTCAGCTAAAGCAATTCAGGTGGCAACTGCACAGGCCAAAGAAGCAGGTCGGGCTTCGGCTGCGGAGGACCAAATCGCGCTGCAGGAGCGTGTAAAGGAACAGGACGTTAAACTGCGTGAGGCGCAGGCTGTTCAAGCGGCAGCGATGAAGCGTGAGCAAGAGCTGAAAGACAAAGAAGCCGAGCTTGAGCTGACGGTTCAAAAAATGATTGCAGCAGAGCGGGACGCTTTGGCTGAAAAGCTGTCCAAGGACGCCGAAGAAAAGGCCGCGCTTAAGGTCGCGGAACAAGCGCAGATGATCGACGGGATGAAAAAGCAGATCGAAGCGCTCAAGCAAAAGTCAGAGCAGGGGTCGATGCAGACCCAAGGCGAGGCGGCTGAGATCGTTCTTGAAGAAACGCTGGAGCGTGCTTTTCCGATGGACGGGTTTACGCCTGTTGCCAAGGGCGTCAGCGGAGCTGATGTACGCCAAGATGTCATGATGAATGGCACAGTGACTGGGCGCATCCTGTGGGAAAGCAAGCGCACAAAGAATTGGACGGCTGGCTGGTTGGCCAAGCTGCGCGATGACCAGCGTGCGTCTGGGTGTGAGGTCGCGGTGATTACGTCCGTGGCTTTGCCAGAAGGCGTCGATAGTTTCGGCATCGTTGATGGTATCTGGGTCTGCGCGCCGCGCTATGCGGTGCCGCTGGCGATGTCATTGCGCCAAGGGCTGATTGACGTTGCTGGGGCAAAGGGGCGCGCGATGGGGCAGGAGAGCAAGATGGAGATGATCTATGATTATCTAACCGGCACCCAGTTCAAGCAGCGCGTTGATGCCATCGTTGAGCGGTTCGAGGATATGCAGGAAAATCTGCGCAAAGAGCGGTTTTTCATGGAAAAGCAATGGGCAGCGCGGTCCAAGCAGATTGATGCTGTGATCGCGTCGACCATCGGTATGCATGGCGATTTACAAGGCATTGCTGGGCGATCCATGCCGGAGATCGCGAGCTTGGATGCTTTGGCGCTGGGCTATGACGACGATTAA
- a CDS encoding LysR family transcriptional regulator, whose product MSLAWDDLRTVLMLVRHQTLAGAAAALDINYTTVARRIRRAETTLDHLLFERLADGYRPTEAARVVASHAEKMETSEFDLRRYLQGADTELTGHLTITAPQLLISSFLAPVLDEFDRKYPQIELRVLATNDVLDLTRLEADLAIRISQNPGDTLKGLRLLKQENASFASPSLARQIQADPMAMIDWIVYDAFPNVPNGVSHEYPNNRVRFRFDDMVAMLGAAQAGLGVVRLPMFLGRASSGLVNVPVLRPQPYSDIWVVGHPDVWPSEKARAFREVLVAFCKLHRGDFKS is encoded by the coding sequence ATGAGTTTGGCTTGGGATGACTTGCGGACCGTTTTGATGTTGGTGCGTCACCAAACGCTGGCAGGCGCAGCTGCAGCACTGGACATTAACTACACGACAGTTGCCCGTCGTATTCGGCGAGCGGAGACGACGTTGGATCATCTGTTGTTCGAACGCTTGGCCGACGGATATCGACCGACAGAGGCCGCACGTGTCGTCGCCTCTCATGCCGAAAAAATGGAAACCTCTGAATTCGATTTACGGCGCTATTTGCAAGGGGCCGACACTGAGCTGACTGGCCATCTAACAATTACCGCGCCTCAGCTTCTCATTTCCAGCTTCCTCGCTCCTGTTTTGGATGAATTTGACCGAAAGTATCCTCAGATCGAACTGCGAGTCCTCGCGACCAATGATGTTCTGGACTTAACTCGGCTTGAGGCTGACTTGGCTATTCGCATCAGCCAAAACCCCGGTGATACGTTAAAGGGGCTTAGACTTCTGAAACAAGAAAATGCAAGCTTTGCGAGCCCTAGCTTAGCAAGGCAGATTCAGGCCGACCCGATGGCGATGATTGATTGGATCGTTTACGATGCTTTCCCGAATGTTCCCAATGGCGTAAGCCACGAGTACCCCAATAATCGGGTGCGTTTTCGCTTTGACGATATGGTTGCAATGCTCGGGGCGGCGCAAGCGGGGCTTGGCGTCGTTCGCCTGCCGATGTTCCTTGGAAGAGCGTCTTCTGGGCTTGTAAATGTGCCAGTGTTACGGCCGCAACCCTATTCAGACATTTGGGTGGTAGGACATCCGGATGTATGGCCTTCGGAAAAAGCACGCGCCTTTCGCGAGGTTCTGGTTGCATTTTGCAAGTTGCACAGAGGTGACTTCAAGTCATAA
- a CDS encoding TetR/AcrR family transcriptional regulator has translation MPRKPSYDRDDLIRRARDVFWKRGWAGTSLKDLENVLNLKPGSFYAAFGSKDALYKLALDQYAADGGATLDKLEQQHGALGALQAYPRSILENETAAARACMLVKTILEVSPQGNVLSEYANAHLDGMQTRFAVLFAKAQDAGEISRQHAPEHLARRYQSDFLGLRVSAERQGYDIAATLDDIETNLARL, from the coding sequence ATGCCCCGCAAGCCATCCTATGATCGAGACGACCTGATCCGCCGCGCACGTGATGTGTTTTGGAAGCGTGGTTGGGCGGGCACATCGTTGAAAGATTTGGAAAATGTTCTGAACCTTAAGCCTGGAAGTTTTTATGCAGCATTCGGTTCTAAGGATGCTTTGTATAAGCTTGCCTTGGATCAATACGCTGCCGATGGCGGTGCAACGCTAGACAAATTGGAACAGCAGCACGGCGCACTCGGCGCACTGCAAGCCTATCCGCGCTCTATTCTGGAAAACGAAACCGCCGCGGCGCGTGCCTGCATGCTCGTCAAAACCATTCTAGAAGTCTCCCCCCAAGGGAACGTTCTGTCCGAATATGCCAACGCCCACCTCGACGGAATGCAAACGCGCTTTGCGGTTCTCTTTGCGAAAGCGCAAGACGCCGGCGAAATCAGCCGCCAACACGCGCCAGAACATTTGGCCCGCCGATATCAATCTGACTTTCTGGGGCTTCGCGTCTCCGCGGAACGCCAAGGGTATGATATTGCTGCGACGTTAGATGACATCGAAACCAACCTCGCCCGCCTTTAA
- a CDS encoding carboxymuconolactone decarboxylase family protein, which yields MVTFPSHDMTSAPEASKPLLEKSQAAFGRLPGLHKVLAESPQAFEGYQVLHKLATETDFNADEITVVWQTINVENECHYCVPAHTGIAKMMKVDDALSEALRSEAPLPTDKLNTLRKFTLQVVRQRGNIEDAQFEAFFAAGFTQRSALDVVLVVAQKTMSNYVNHFAKTPVDEVFHPLLWERGDTPVES from the coding sequence ATGGTTACGTTTCCATCTCACGACATGACGTCAGCCCCAGAAGCTTCAAAGCCGCTACTGGAAAAATCCCAAGCGGCGTTTGGCCGTCTCCCTGGCTTGCACAAAGTATTGGCCGAAAGCCCGCAGGCCTTCGAGGGTTACCAAGTGCTCCATAAGCTTGCGACTGAAACTGATTTCAACGCGGATGAAATCACTGTCGTATGGCAGACGATCAACGTGGAAAACGAATGCCACTACTGTGTGCCAGCCCACACAGGTATCGCGAAGATGATGAAAGTCGATGATGCTTTGTCTGAAGCTTTGCGTTCAGAAGCACCATTGCCGACAGACAAGTTGAACACCCTTCGCAAGTTCACACTGCAAGTCGTTCGCCAGCGCGGCAACATCGAAGACGCGCAGTTCGAAGCTTTCTTCGCCGCGGGTTTCACGCAACGTTCCGCATTGGATGTTGTTCTTGTTGTGGCACAGAAGACCATGTCCAACTACGTCAACCACTTCGCCAAAACACCTGTGGATGAAGTGTTCCACCCACTGCTTTGGGAACGTGGCGACACGCCAGTTGAGTCTTAA
- the rpsA gene encoding 30S ribosomal protein S1, producing the protein MAQNVSMDEFEALLNESFEIDTPQEGSVVKGKVIAIEAGQAIIDVGYKMEGRVDVKEFANPGEAPEINVGDEVEVFLRSSENARGEAVISREMARREEAWDRLEKAYADEERVEGAIFGRVKGGFTVDLGGAVAFLPGSQVDVRPVRDAGPLMGLKQPFQILKMDRRRGNIVVSRRAILEESRAEQRAEVIGNLTEGQEVDGVVKNITEYGAFVDLGGVDGLLHVTDMAWRRVNHPSEILTIGETIKVQVIKINKDTHRISLGMKQLQEDPWDAVAAKYALDTTHTGRVTNITDYGAFVELEAGVEGLVHVSEMSWTKKNVHPGKIVSTSQEVEVMVLEIDESKRRVSLGLKQTQRNPWEVFAETHPENTEVEGEVKNITEFGLFIGLEGDIDGMVHLSDLTWEGRGEDVIGDFRKGDIVNAKVTEVDVEKERISLSIKAMDGDPFQDAVGGVKRGTIVTVEVTKIEDGGIEVDYEGAKSFIRRSDLSRDRAEQRPERFGVGDKIDARVTNIDAKTRRLGLSIKAREIAEEKEAVEQFGSSDSGASLGDILGAALNKDDE; encoded by the coding sequence ATGGCTCAGAACGTATCAATGGACGAGTTTGAAGCACTCTTGAACGAAAGCTTCGAAATCGACACACCGCAAGAAGGTAGTGTCGTAAAAGGCAAAGTCATCGCAATCGAAGCGGGACAAGCCATCATCGACGTAGGCTACAAGATGGAAGGCCGCGTTGACGTAAAAGAATTCGCAAACCCTGGCGAAGCCCCAGAAATCAATGTTGGCGACGAAGTCGAAGTGTTCCTTCGCTCTTCCGAAAACGCCCGCGGCGAAGCTGTTATCTCTCGTGAGATGGCGCGCCGTGAAGAAGCATGGGATCGCCTTGAAAAAGCATACGCAGACGAAGAGCGCGTTGAAGGCGCAATCTTTGGTCGCGTTAAAGGTGGCTTTACTGTTGATCTGGGCGGCGCAGTTGCGTTCTTGCCAGGTTCCCAAGTTGACGTACGTCCGGTACGCGACGCTGGCCCATTGATGGGTCTGAAGCAGCCGTTCCAAATCCTCAAGATGGACCGTCGTCGTGGCAACATCGTTGTGTCCCGTCGTGCAATCCTTGAAGAGTCCCGTGCAGAACAGCGCGCAGAAGTTATCGGCAACCTGACTGAAGGTCAGGAAGTTGACGGCGTGGTTAAGAACATCACTGAATACGGTGCGTTCGTTGACCTCGGCGGCGTAGACGGCTTGCTTCACGTGACAGACATGGCATGGCGCCGTGTGAACCACCCATCCGAGATCCTCACAATTGGTGAGACGATCAAGGTTCAGGTGATCAAGATCAACAAAGACACGCACCGCATCTCCCTCGGCATGAAGCAGCTGCAGGAAGATCCGTGGGATGCTGTTGCTGCCAAGTACGCTTTGGACACAACACACACTGGTCGCGTCACCAACATCACTGACTACGGCGCATTCGTTGAGCTGGAAGCCGGTGTTGAAGGTCTTGTGCACGTTTCTGAAATGTCTTGGACAAAGAAGAACGTACACCCAGGCAAGATCGTGTCTACTTCGCAAGAAGTTGAAGTCATGGTTCTGGAAATCGACGAATCTAAGCGTCGTGTTTCCCTTGGTCTTAAGCAAACACAGCGTAACCCATGGGAAGTGTTTGCAGAAACACACCCTGAGAACACCGAAGTTGAAGGCGAAGTTAAGAACATCACCGAATTCGGTCTGTTCATTGGCCTCGAAGGCGACATCGACGGCATGGTTCACCTGTCTGACCTGACATGGGAAGGCCGCGGCGAAGACGTCATCGGTGATTTCCGCAAAGGCGACATCGTGAACGCTAAGGTTACCGAAGTAGACGTTGAGAAAGAGCGCATCAGCCTCTCTATCAAAGCTATGGACGGTGACCCGTTCCAGGATGCAGTTGGCGGCGTTAAGCGCGGTACAATCGTAACTGTAGAAGTCACGAAGATCGAAGATGGCGGCATCGAAGTTGACTATGAAGGCGCGAAATCCTTCATCCGTCGTTCTGACCTGTCCCGTGACCGTGCCGAGCAGCGCCCTGAGCGTTTCGGCGTTGGTGACAAGATCGACGCACGTGTGACAAACATCGACGCGAAAACACGTCGTTTGGGTCTGTCCATCAAAGCGCGTGAGATTGCTGAAGAAAAAGAAGCAGTCGAACAGTTCGGGTCTTCTGACTCCGGCGCGTCCTTGGGTGATATCCTTGGCGCAGCTTTGAACAAGGACGACGAATAA
- a CDS encoding rhodanese-like domain-containing protein, with protein MKNLKTSAADMVAAARARIDEVETTDLIAMVDDPNVVIVDIRDVRERGRGYIPGSVHAPRGMVEFWVDPESPYFKEVFGQDKQYVFHCASGWRSALTVATLQDMGFDAAHLREGFSTWAEQGGPVELPDAKPD; from the coding sequence ATGAAAAACCTTAAGACATCCGCGGCAGACATGGTTGCCGCCGCCCGCGCCCGCATAGATGAAGTCGAAACGACTGACCTAATTGCGATGGTTGATGACCCGAATGTGGTCATCGTTGATATCCGCGATGTGCGCGAACGTGGACGCGGATATATTCCGGGCAGTGTTCATGCACCACGCGGAATGGTGGAATTCTGGGTTGATCCAGAAAGCCCCTATTTCAAAGAGGTGTTCGGGCAGGATAAACAGTACGTCTTCCATTGCGCATCTGGCTGGCGATCTGCGTTAACCGTAGCGACGTTGCAAGATATGGGGTTTGACGCCGCGCATCTGCGCGAGGGTTTCAGCACATGGGCAGAGCAGGGCGGACCGGTTGAACTGCCGGATGCAAAGCCTGATTGA